The following are encoded in a window of Manihot esculenta cultivar AM560-2 chromosome 8, M.esculenta_v8, whole genome shotgun sequence genomic DNA:
- the LOC110620040 gene encoding receptor-like kinase TMK3: MQLCRSATMTNSHIKLVLALVCLVSVVYSDTDPDDWRILKAFRDGLENPELLEWPATGDDPCGQSWKHVHCVGSRVSQIQVQNMGLKGPLPQNLNRLVMLQNLGLQRNQFTGPLPSFSGLSKLKYAFLDYNLFDSIPADFFEGLESLQVLALDNNPFNVTTGWTFPKALQGSPQLTNLSCMYCNLAGHLPDFLGSLFSLQNLKLSGNNLSGEIPPSFKGGMSLHNLWLNDQKGVGLSGTIDVVATMESVAVLWLHGNQFSGKIPENIGNLTLLKDLNLNGNRLVGLVPESLKNMPLKHLDLNNNQLMGPIPEFKAAKVSCSSNPFCQSTAGVPCAPEVMALLEFLDGLNYPPRLVSSWTGNDPCSSWVGVTCDSNKVYSIALPKYNLSGSLSPSVAKLDSLHQIKLGGNYISGTVPTNWTALTSLKTLDLSSNNISPPLPRFSTTVNLVIAGNPLLAAGKAAPSPHNNPSSGSSDSPDMQPDPSPRNNSSSGSSDTSNTQSSQTKGTSSSPRDSSGEPAKEKSKRSILVAIVVPVASIAVVSFLIIPLSIHCCKKRKDTIQPPSSLVIHPRDPSDSDNMVKIAVANNTNGSASTITGSDSASRNSSGIGESHVIEAGNLVISVQVLRNVTKNFCPENELGRGGFGVVYRGDLDDGTKIAVKRMESGVISNKALDEFQAEIGVLSKVRHRHLVSLLGYSIEGNERILVYEYMPQGALSKHLFHWKSLKLEPLSWKRRLNIALDVARGMEYLHNLAHRSFIHRDLKSSNILLGDDFRAKVSDFGLVKLAPDGEKSVVTRLAGTFGYLAPEYAVTGRITTKADVFSFGVVLMELLTGLMALDEDRPEESQYLAAWFWHIKSDEQKLRAAIDPALDVKNETFESICTIAELAGHCTAREPSQRPDMSHAVNVLAPLVEQWKPSDNDAEDYCGIDYSLPLNQMVKGWQEAEGKDLSCVDLEDSKSSIPARPTGFAESFTSADGR, encoded by the exons ATGCAACTCTGCAGATCTGCTACCATGACAAACAGCCACATAAAGCTTGTTTTAGCACTGGTTTGTCTTGTTTCTGTGGTTTATAGTGATACAGATCCCGATGACTGGAGGATTCTCAAAGCATTCAGAGATGGGTTAGAGAATCCAGAGCTCTTGGAGTGGCCCGcgactggtgatgacccatgTGGTCAATCTTGGAAACATGTTCATTGTGTTGGCTCAAGGGTCTCTCAGATTCAGGTTCAGAACATGGGTTTGAAAGGCCCTTTGCCTCAAAATCTCAACCGGCTCGTCATGCTCCAAAACTTAGGCCTCCAGAGGAACCAATTTACTGGTCCTTTACCATCCTTCAGTGGGTTATCGAAACTGAAGTATGCTTTTTTGGATTACAACCTGTTTGATTCTATTCCAGCTGATTTCTTTGAAGGTTTAGAGAGTTTGCAAGTCTTGGCATTGGATAACAACCCTTTTAATGTCACTACTGGCTGGACATTTCCCAAGGCTTTGCAAGGTTCTCCACAATTAACCAATCTTTCTTGTATGTATTGTAATTTGGCTGGTCATCTGCCTGATTTTCTAGGGAGCTTGTTCTCTTTGCAAAACCTGAAACTTTCTGGCAATAATTTGTCTGGAGAAATTCCGCCTAGCTTTAAAGGTGGCATGTCTCTGCACAATCTATGGTTAAATGATCAGAAAGGTGTCGGCTTGAGTGGTACAATTGATGTGGTGGCAACGATGGAGTCGGTTGCTGTCTTATGGCTTCATGGCAACCAATTCTCAGGTAAAATTCCAGAGAACATTGGTAATTTGACTCTTTTGAAGGATCTCAATCTTAATGGTAATAGACTTGTTGGATTAGTTCCTGAAAGCTTGAAAAACATGCCACTAAAGCATTTAGATTTGAACAATAATCAATTAATGGGTCCAATTCCAGAGTTTAAAGCAGCTAAAGTGTCTTGTTCTTCAAATCCCTTTTGTCAATCCACTGCAGGGGTTCCTTGTGCCCCAGAAGTTATGGCACTTCTAGAGTTTCTTGATGGATTGAATTATCCTCCAAGACTTGTTTCTTCATGGACTGGTAATGATCCATGTTCTTCATGGGTGGGGGTGACTTGTGATTCCAATAAGGTGTATTCCATTGCTTTGCCTAAATATAATCTTAGTGGTTCCTTGAGTCCCTCAGTTGCAAAATTAGATTCTCTTCATCAAATTAAGCTTGGGGGCAACTATATTAGTGGTACAGTTCCAACAAACTGGACTGCCTTAACTTCTTTAAAAACTTTGGATCTTAGTAGCAACAACATTTCACCTCCATTACCAAGATTCTCTACCACTGTGAATCTAGTCATTGCTGGCAATCCTCTATTAGCTGCTGGTAAGGCAGCCCCATCTCCTCATAACAATCCATCTTCTGGAAGTTCAGATTCACCTGATATGCAGCCAGACCCATCTCCTCGTAACAATTCATCATCTGGAAGTTCAGATACATCTAACACCCAATCTTCCCAAACTAAAGGCACAAGCTCTAGTCCTCGTGATTCTTCTGGGGAACCGGCAAAAGAGAAAAGCAAGAGGTCCATACTAGTTGCAATTGTGGTTCCTGTTGCAAGTATTGcagttgtttcttttttaatcatTCCTCTATCCATTCACTGTTGTAAAAAGAGAAAAGATACCATCCAGCCTCCAAGTTCCCTAGTCATTCACCCTAGAGATCCATCTGATTCAGATAACATGGTTAAGATTGCTGTTGCCAATAATACCAATGGAAGCGCTTCAACAATAACAGGAAGTGATTCTGCAAGCAGAAATAGTAGTGGCATTGGTGAATCTCATGTCATTGAAGCCGGAAATCTTGTCATATCAGTTCAAGTTCTTCGGAACGTGACAAAGAATTTTTGCCCTGAGAATGAGCTTGGTCGTGGTGGCTTTGGAGTGGTTTACAGAGGAGACTTGGATGATGGGACAAAAATAGCAGTAAAAAGAATGGAATCTGGTGTGATTAGCAACAAGGCCTTGGATGAATTCCAGGCTGAGATTGGTGTTCTTTCAAAAGTCCGACATCGTCATTTAGTGTCACTTTTGGGTTATTCAATTGAAGGGAATGAGAGAATCCTTGTTTATGAGTATATGCCTCAAGGAGCTCTCAGTAAGCATCTTTTCCACTGGAAGAGCTTGAAATTGGAGCCTCTTTCTTGGAAGAGGAGGCTAAATATTGCCTTGGATGTTGCTAGAGGAATGGAATATCTTCATAATCTAGCTCACAGAAGCTTCATACACAGAGATCTTAAATCATCAAATATCTTACTTGGTGATGATTTCAGGGCAAAAGTTTCCGATTTTGGATTGGTGAAACTTGCTCCTGATGGGGAGAAATCTGTAGTGACCAGGCTTGCTGGGACTTTTGGATACTTGGCACCTGAATATGCTG TGACGGGAAGAATCACAACCAAGGCTGATGTCTTCAGTTTTGGAGTTGTATTAATGGAGCTGTTAACTGGGTTGATGGCCCTCGATGAGGACAGACCGGAGGAAAGTCAGTACTTGGCTGCATGGTTCTGGCATATAAAATCAGATGAGCAGAAACTTAGAGCTGCCATTGACCCTGCCCTTGATGTGAAAAATGAAACATTTGAGAGTATTTGCACCATTGCTGAACTTGCTGGGCACTGCACAGCAAGAGAGCCCAGCCAAAGACCAGACATGAGCCATGCGGTGAACGTACTAGCGCCTCTTGTCGAACAATGGAAACCATCGGACAACGACGCAGAAGATTATTGCGGTATCGATTATAGCCTTCCCCTAAACCAGATGGTGAAGGGGTGGCAGGAAGCAGAAGGAAAAGACTTAAGCTGTGTGGACTTAGAAGACAGCAAGAGCAGTATCCCAGCAAGGCCAACTGGCTTTGCAGAGTCTTTCACTTCTGCAGATGGACGCTAA